One window from the genome of Fibrobacterota bacterium encodes:
- a CDS encoding HAD-IA family hydrolase, which yields MLKLLVFDLDGTLADTRRDLAASVNAALAAIGLAPLPVETVVGFVGDGARNLITRSLAAAREAEGDPPASATAPATIDAALNAFLAHYREHCLIETRAYPGMAQALDRLSGYRKAVLTNKPGAPAARILKGLGMSGHFGHVFGGDNPFGQKPDPAALRKLMELESARPEETVMIGDGVQDLRAARRAGARFLGYLDGMGPAAALLAEGADATFTSMADLPAAVAAMEAKGPTAGGRP from the coding sequence GTGCTAAAACTACTCGTTTTCGATTTGGACGGCACCTTGGCGGACACGCGTCGCGATCTCGCGGCCTCGGTGAACGCGGCCTTGGCCGCGATCGGGCTCGCGCCCTTGCCCGTCGAGACCGTCGTCGGCTTCGTGGGGGACGGCGCCCGCAACCTGATCACCCGCAGCCTGGCTGCCGCGCGCGAAGCGGAAGGCGACCCGCCCGCGTCCGCAACCGCGCCTGCCACCATCGACGCGGCCCTTAACGCCTTCCTCGCGCATTACCGCGAGCATTGCCTGATAGAGACGCGGGCCTATCCAGGCATGGCTCAGGCCTTGGATCGTTTGTCCGGCTACCGCAAAGCGGTGCTGACCAATAAGCCCGGGGCGCCGGCGGCGCGCATCCTAAAAGGCTTAGGCATGTCGGGGCATTTCGGGCACGTGTTCGGCGGGGATAACCCCTTCGGGCAAAAGCCGGATCCCGCCGCCCTGCGCAAGTTGATGGAATTGGAAAGCGCGCGGCCCGAAGAGACCGTCATGATCGGGGACGGCGTGCAGGACCTGCGCGCGGCCCGCCGGGCGGGGGCCCGTTTCCTGGGCTATCTGGACGGCATGGGGCCGGCGGCAGCCCTATTGGCGGAAGGAGCCGACGCGACCTTTACCTCCATGGCCGATTTGCCCGCGGCGGTGGCGGCCATGGAAGCCAAGGGCCCAACGGCGGGAGGGCGGCCATGA
- a CDS encoding DUF2334 domain-containing protein has product MRFLLALHDVWPGNFHLAAGYLERLRSLGARRIALLVVPAYHGAPPMDASAEFVAWLREESGRGTELFLHGYHHWMGELARRGAFGARRNAWGRWVNRHMVESEAEFSGLPRTAQAGILSEGLASWRRTALPLAGFVAPTWHGAPEASRMRAEGLMLWETRFRLHHLPTARARFVPPLAWGKSGSGGNPKLAGGSAWLAALLRVPLIKVALHPGDLEGGNAEPVLERVFAAGENAGYGEVFKVTAP; this is encoded by the coding sequence ATGCGCTTCCTCCTCGCCCTTCACGATGTTTGGCCCGGGAACTTTCACCTGGCGGCGGGCTACTTGGAGCGCTTGCGATCCTTGGGCGCGCGGCGCATCGCCCTGCTCGTGGTTCCGGCCTACCATGGCGCTCCGCCCATGGACGCCAGCGCGGAGTTCGTCGCCTGGCTGCGCGAGGAGAGCGGCCGCGGCACCGAATTGTTCCTGCATGGTTATCATCATTGGATGGGAGAGCTCGCGCGACGGGGAGCCTTCGGGGCGCGGCGCAACGCCTGGGGCCGCTGGGTAAACCGCCATATGGTGGAAAGCGAAGCGGAGTTTTCCGGGCTGCCGAGGACGGCCCAGGCCGGCATTCTTTCGGAGGGGTTGGCTTCCTGGCGTCGCACCGCCCTCCCCTTGGCCGGGTTCGTCGCGCCGACCTGGCATGGCGCTCCCGAAGCATCCCGCATGCGCGCGGAAGGCCTCATGCTCTGGGAGACGCGCTTTCGTCTGCATCATCTGCCCACGGCGCGGGCGCGCTTCGTTCCGCCGCTGGCCTGGGGCAAATCCGGTTCCGGGGGAAACCCCAAGTTGGCCGGCGGTTCGGCTTGGCTCGCGGCCCTCTTGCGGGTCCCGCTCATCAAGGTGGCATTGCATCCCGGCGATCTGGAAGGGGGCAACGCCGAGCCGGTATTGGAGCGCGTATTCGCCGCGGGCGAAAACGCGGGCTATGGTGAGGTTTTCAAGGTCACGGCGCCGTGA
- a CDS encoding aldo/keto reductase: protein MTLPIRTLSSGESLPVYGMGSWKTFDAAPGPERNRLQPILNAFFAGGGRVIDTSPMYGQAEAALGQLLPAPGAAPGAIPAFVATKVWTQGRSQGIAQMENSFRLLRRTTLDLMQVHNLVDWRSHVPTLREWKAAGRIRYWGLTHYQAGAHAELERVASETRPDFIQINYSLEEPEAEDRLLPFALDQKIAVLINRPFGEGALFRKVRGRKVPESARAAGLESWSAIFLDFVLAHPAVTCVIPATGDPAHLAENMAAAAHAPVAEELRRDWRNSI from the coding sequence ATGACGTTACCGATCCGAACCCTCTCAAGCGGTGAATCCCTGCCCGTCTATGGAATGGGCAGTTGGAAAACCTTCGACGCGGCTCCCGGTCCCGAGCGAAACCGATTACAACCGATCCTGAACGCCTTTTTCGCCGGCGGCGGCCGGGTCATCGATACTTCGCCGATGTACGGGCAGGCCGAAGCCGCTTTGGGCCAATTACTGCCCGCCCCCGGCGCCGCCCCCGGCGCGATTCCCGCCTTCGTAGCCACCAAGGTTTGGACCCAAGGCCGGTCCCAAGGCATCGCGCAAATGGAAAATTCCTTCCGGTTGCTGCGGCGGACGACCTTGGATCTGATGCAAGTGCATAACCTGGTCGACTGGCGTTCCCACGTCCCGACTTTGAGGGAATGGAAGGCCGCGGGCCGTATCCGTTATTGGGGCCTGACCCATTACCAAGCGGGAGCCCATGCGGAACTGGAAAGGGTGGCTTCGGAGACCCGGCCCGACTTCATCCAGATCAATTACTCTTTGGAAGAGCCGGAAGCGGAAGACCGCTTATTGCCCTTCGCCCTGGACCAGAAGATCGCGGTATTGATCAACCGGCCCTTCGGGGAAGGCGCCCTCTTCCGCAAGGTCCGCGGCCGTAAAGTACCTGAAAGCGCCCGCGCCGCCGGCCTGGAAAGCTGGAGCGCGATCTTTCTGGATTTCGTCTTGGCCCATCCGGCCGTCACCTGCGTCATCCCCGCGACCGGGGATCCCGCCCATCTGGCCGAGAACATGGCGGCCGCGGCCCATGCTCCCGTCGCCGAGGAACTCCGCCGTGACTGGCGGAACTCGATTTGA
- the nadA gene encoding quinolinate synthase NadA — protein sequence MMTAEQLQDRLANVKINGAACTYTLEKCESLVPLINAINEIKKQKNAVILAHSYVAPEIVYGVADFTGDSYGLSKDAMGTSAKTIVFAAVKFMGETAKILNPDKEVLIPGRDPGCTLADAVTGADVRALRAKFPAHSFVCYINTTADVKAECDVCVTSSNVYDIVEAIPNDKIYFLPDKLMGKNIQDEMARRGVRKEVLLYEGTCYVHEEYDPEMVTFLRMKFPGVEVVTHPECGSGVVKSSDYVGSTSQMLKHVAQSKKKDFLVLTECGLVSRLQAEHPDKNFVGSCTMCKYMKSNTLQDILRVLIQPRPEDRIVLEEGLRKRALGSIEAMFRYTEGAAFASGAASATGAIPRRA from the coding sequence ATGATGACCGCAGAACAACTCCAGGACCGCCTCGCCAACGTCAAAATCAACGGCGCCGCCTGTACCTATACCCTCGAGAAATGCGAATCCCTGGTCCCCTTGATCAACGCCATCAACGAGATCAAGAAGCAGAAGAACGCGGTCATCCTGGCCCATTCCTACGTGGCCCCGGAGATCGTCTACGGCGTGGCCGATTTCACGGGCGATTCCTACGGCTTGAGCAAGGACGCCATGGGGACGTCGGCCAAGACCATCGTGTTCGCCGCGGTGAAATTCATGGGGGAAACCGCGAAGATATTGAATCCGGACAAGGAAGTTCTGATTCCCGGGCGCGATCCGGGCTGCACCTTGGCGGACGCGGTGACCGGCGCGGACGTGCGAGCCTTGCGCGCGAAATTCCCCGCGCATAGCTTCGTCTGCTACATCAACACCACGGCGGACGTGAAAGCCGAGTGCGACGTCTGCGTGACCTCGTCCAACGTGTACGACATCGTCGAGGCCATCCCCAACGACAAGATCTATTTCCTGCCAGACAAGCTGATGGGGAAGAACATCCAGGACGAAATGGCCCGCCGCGGCGTACGCAAAGAAGTTCTCCTCTACGAGGGCACTTGCTACGTCCACGAAGAATACGATCCCGAAATGGTGACCTTCCTGCGTATGAAATTCCCCGGCGTGGAAGTCGTGACGCATCCCGAATGCGGCTCGGGCGTGGTGAAGTCTTCCGACTACGTGGGCAGCACCTCGCAGATGCTCAAGCACGTGGCGCAGTCCAAGAAGAAGGATTTCCTGGTGCTGACCGAATGCGGCCTGGTCTCGCGCTTACAGGCGGAGCATCCTGATAAGAACTTCGTGGGCTCCTGCACCATGTGCAAATACATGAAGTCGAATACCCTGCAGGACATCCTGCGCGTGCTGATCCAGCCCCGCCCCGAAGATCGCATCGTCCTCGAAGAAGGCTTGCGTAAGCGCGCCTTGGGCTCCATCGAGGCGATGTTCCGGTATACCGAAGGCGCAGCTTTTGCGTCCGGCGCTGCCTCGGCGACCGGCGCCATCCCCCGGCGCGCCTGA